One region of uncultured Methanolobus sp. genomic DNA includes:
- the wrbA gene encoding NAD(P)H:quinone oxidoreductase, with protein sequence MMKINVIFYSLYGHNYSMAEAVAEGAREVEGADVGVFQIQETFTPEILEKMGASESKKSFEHIPVATVDNLAEADAIIFGTPTRFGMMAAQMRAFLDMTGGIWAKGALVGKVGSVFTSSSTQHGGQESTILSFHTTLLHHGMVIVGVPYSETRQTTLDEITGGSPYGASTIAGNGPDTRHPSENELAIARFQGRHVAEIAKKLVG encoded by the coding sequence ATGATGAAAATAAATGTGATATTTTACAGTTTGTACGGACATAATTATAGCATGGCAGAAGCAGTAGCTGAAGGCGCAAGGGAAGTGGAAGGTGCGGATGTGGGAGTTTTCCAGATTCAGGAAACATTCACCCCGGAAATCTTAGAAAAGATGGGGGCAAGTGAATCCAAAAAGAGTTTTGAACACATCCCTGTTGCAACAGTTGACAATCTTGCTGAAGCAGATGCAATCATCTTCGGAACACCGACAAGGTTTGGAATGATGGCTGCACAGATGCGTGCTTTTCTTGATATGACCGGTGGCATCTGGGCTAAAGGTGCACTTGTCGGGAAAGTGGGAAGTGTTTTCACCTCCAGCAGCACACAGCATGGTGGACAGGAATCCACAATACTGAGTTTCCATACAACACTGCTGCACCATGGAATGGTTATAGTAGGTGTGCCGTATTCCGAAACAAGACAGACAACCCTTGATGAGATTACAGGTGGAAGTCCTTATGGTGCTTCTACAATTGCAGGCAACGGTCCTGATACCAGGCATCCCAGCGAGAATGAACTTGCAATTGCGAGGTTTCAGGGCAGGCATGTTGCGGAGATTGCGAAGAAACTGGTTGGGTAA
- a CDS encoding helix-turn-helix transcriptional regulator has protein sequence MKTRIKELRARYDLTQEDLAKKVGARRETIGFLEKGKYNPSLKLAYKVATALETTIDELFIFDETDLE, from the coding sequence ATGAAAACAAGAATCAAGGAACTTCGGGCCAGATACGACCTGACCCAGGAGGACCTTGCCAAAAAAGTGGGTGCCCGGAGGGAAACTATCGGTTTTCTGGAAAAAGGGAAATATAATCCCTCACTAAAACTTGCATATAAAGTAGCAACGGCACTTGAAACTACGATTGACGAGCTATTCATATTTGATGAAACAGACCTTGAGTGA
- a CDS encoding molybdenum-dependent transcriptional regulator, with the protein MEAKTKVWLAEDGKPIIGGGKVKLLKAIDEERSLRKACMKVDISYKHAWNVLNKMSERLGKDVVTTVRGGKNQGTFLTDEGRRLIKEYEMNRKFINNTMEDEGSWESLGLAISARNKIPAKVVSVEKDGLVAKIRLEIDPSTLTSIITSEAVERLDIKEGDDVFAIVKSTEVLIGKNKNKQVETPD; encoded by the coding sequence ATGGAAGCAAAAACTAAAGTATGGCTTGCAGAGGATGGAAAACCTATTATTGGCGGAGGAAAAGTTAAACTTCTTAAAGCTATTGACGAGGAAAGATCGCTTAGGAAAGCCTGTATGAAAGTAGATATATCCTACAAGCATGCATGGAATGTCCTCAACAAGATGAGCGAGAGGCTGGGGAAGGATGTTGTCACAACTGTTCGGGGCGGAAAGAATCAGGGAACATTCCTTACCGATGAAGGACGAAGGCTAATTAAGGAATATGAAATGAACAGGAAATTCATCAACAATACAATGGAAGATGAAGGTTCCTGGGAAAGTCTGGGACTTGCTATTTCGGCACGAAATAAAATCCCTGCAAAAGTGGTCAGTGTGGAGAAGGATGGACTTGTGGCAAAAATCAGACTGGAAATAGATCCGTCGACACTCACATCAATTATAACATCAGAAGCGGTTGAGCGACTAGATATAAAAGAAGGTGATGACGTGTTTGCAATAGTCAAGTCAACGGAAGTGCTTATTGGAAAAAATAAAAATAAGCAAGTAGAAACTCCGGATTAA
- a CDS encoding SO_0444 family Cu/Zn efflux transporter, with the protein MALIDSIFSLIYGILAESWELLEEAAPYLFLGFAVAGLLHALVPDEKILKYLGKSAGKFRSAFNASLIGIPLPLCSCGVVPTALSLKNRGATKGATLSFLISTPETGVDSIAITYALLDPIMTVFRPIASMTTALFTGVAENIIGERIGERKVSKKTLLSYDRGSIALMQALSCSDSSCSCSSGTATVEDASALTKIKESLRYSFVELLGDISGWLIVGILVAGAISFAIPDEVVGDYLGGGVFSMLLMLVVGIPLYICATASTPLAAALVAKGMSPGTAFVFLLAGPATNAATITMVTKFLGKRSAAIYLSMIAVCSLAFGLLLDTIYFRLGIEASSIAGSTSEVLAPWIKTGFALVLIPFIINGIYKQRKQKKC; encoded by the coding sequence ATGGCACTGATCGATTCAATTTTCTCTCTCATATATGGAATTCTTGCAGAGTCATGGGAACTGCTGGAAGAGGCAGCACCGTATCTTTTCCTCGGATTTGCAGTTGCCGGACTATTGCACGCACTTGTTCCGGATGAAAAAATTCTCAAGTACCTGGGGAAATCCGCAGGTAAGTTCAGATCAGCTTTCAATGCTTCACTGATAGGAATCCCATTGCCGTTGTGCTCATGCGGTGTGGTTCCAACCGCGCTTTCGTTAAAGAACCGGGGAGCTACCAAGGGTGCAACACTTTCGTTCCTTATATCCACGCCGGAAACTGGTGTAGACTCAATTGCCATAACTTATGCCCTGCTTGATCCGATAATGACCGTTTTTCGTCCGATAGCAAGTATGACAACTGCTTTGTTTACCGGAGTTGCAGAAAATATCATTGGCGAGAGAATTGGTGAAAGAAAAGTTTCCAAAAAGACCCTTCTGTCATATGATCGCGGTTCAATTGCTTTGATGCAGGCACTTTCATGCAGTGATTCCTCCTGCTCATGCAGTTCGGGTACGGCAACAGTTGAGGATGCTTCGGCATTAACCAAAATAAAGGAATCTTTGAGATATTCTTTTGTAGAACTGCTGGGGGATATTTCAGGATGGCTCATCGTAGGTATACTGGTAGCAGGAGCAATCTCTTTTGCAATACCCGATGAGGTGGTAGGTGATTACCTTGGAGGTGGAGTTTTCTCTATGCTGCTCATGCTGGTAGTAGGTATTCCGCTTTATATATGTGCCACAGCCTCAACTCCTCTTGCTGCTGCCCTGGTGGCAAAGGGAATGAGTCCGGGTACTGCATTTGTATTTCTTCTTGCAGGCCCTGCAACCAATGCGGCAACTATTACAATGGTTACAAAATTTCTGGGTAAAAGAAGCGCAGCAATATATCTTTCTATGATTGCAGTATGTTCTCTTGCATTTGGTTTACTGCTGGACACTATCTATTTCAGACTTGGCATTGAAGCATCGTCTATTGCAGGAAGTACAAGCGAGGTGCTTGCTCCCTGGATAAAAACAGGGTTTGCACTAGTGTTGATTCCTTTTATCATCAATGGTATCTACAAACAAAGAAAACAGAAAAAATGCTGA
- a CDS encoding metalloregulator ArsR/SmtB family transcription factor gives MDNSEHICADLGSLEDRSGNLPSEESISSMCRIFNALQCTTRLKILFLLLQGDLCVKAIEGALGISQSAISHSLKNLRQLDLVRVRKEGKFAVYYIADEHVELLMSMCREHVEENK, from the coding sequence ATGGATAATTCGGAACATATCTGCGCTGATCTGGGAAGCCTCGAAGACAGGTCCGGTAATCTCCCTTCTGAAGAGTCTATCTCTTCAATGTGCAGGATATTCAATGCACTCCAGTGCACAACCCGCCTGAAGATATTATTCCTTTTGCTTCAGGGTGATCTCTGTGTCAAAGCGATCGAAGGTGCTCTGGGAATCAGTCAGTCTGCAATATCCCATAGTCTGAAAAACCTGAGGCAACTTGATCTTGTAAGGGTCAGGAAAGAAGGGAAATTTGCTGTTTATTACATTGCGGATGAGCACGTTGAATTGCTCATGTCTATGTGCCGTGAACACGTGGAGGAGAATAAATAA
- a CDS encoding energy-coupling factor transporter transmembrane protein EcfT — MNDLFLSFIPGKSLLHRLDPRTKIIGLMVLSICILNVSSFEAMALVGILFTTLVLICRLPFIHFVRSLRPIIPFFSLIFLMQFFFTEGTSILDLNLITGTYEGLLLGSIVTLKFIFLIIFAALITATTSPSGITTGIERLLRPIPLRYIGVSSHDIAMMMSLSLYFVPMMYDNFKDLRDAQLSRGLDTRKEPVKAILSLVVPLVRISLRSVDEVALAMESRCYTGQGRSSIHALNFRNRDYCLFVLYFILAISCLIF, encoded by the coding sequence ATGAATGATCTATTCCTGTCTTTCATCCCCGGAAAATCTTTACTTCACAGACTCGACCCAAGAACCAAGATCATCGGACTTATGGTACTCAGCATCTGTATTCTTAATGTTTCATCTTTTGAAGCAATGGCATTAGTTGGGATTTTGTTTACAACACTTGTGCTAATCTGCAGGCTTCCGTTTATTCATTTCGTGCGGTCCCTGCGCCCGATTATTCCTTTTTTTTCATTGATTTTTTTGATGCAATTCTTCTTTACAGAAGGCACTTCCATATTGGATCTGAATCTGATAACTGGAACTTATGAAGGGCTGTTGCTTGGTAGCATAGTCACATTGAAATTCATTTTCCTGATTATTTTTGCTGCTCTTATCACAGCCACAACTTCACCTTCCGGAATAACCACTGGCATTGAAAGACTTCTCAGGCCTATACCACTCAGGTATATCGGAGTATCTTCGCATGACATTGCAATGATGATGTCTCTGTCACTTTATTTTGTACCAATGATGTATGATAATTTCAAGGATTTGCGGGATGCACAATTATCAAGGGGTCTGGATACCAGAAAAGAACCCGTAAAAGCAATTTTGTCCCTTGTGGTGCCGCTTGTAAGAATTTCACTCAGGTCGGTGGATGAAGTTGCTCTGGCAATGGAGAGTCGTTGCTATACAGGTCAGGGCCGCAGTTCAATCCATGCATTGAATTTCAGAAACAGGGATTATTGTCTGTTTGTTCTTTATTTTATTCTGGCTATATCATGCCTGATATTTTGA